A genomic region of Xanthomonas fragariae contains the following coding sequences:
- a CDS encoding Hpt domain-containing protein, protein MSALRDAMSHAALGWVKPELDETLRQARNEIEYFAEEPSDTSRMRLCAGYLHQVQGTLRMVELYAPAMVAEELELLAQAVQVGEVADRDEACAMLMRGTVLLPDYLERLQNGHRDIPIVLLPLLNEIRATRGQPGLNESVLFAFDPQAGVATEAELNHARGSLSGRNRELLDTVGNAVKEELLRVKDALDLHLRIGGDIAELQTQVKDLGSVADTLGMMGLGVARNVVVQQRDALARVVGGHMQMDEGVLLDIAGALLYVDAALDDQVASLGADIGDGNEASSNADSAQMRRTVDVLAREAIGNFGAAREHFVAFIETNWDHARLTDVPHLLGEVGGALRILELPQAADYLEGVRRYVDLELIGKHRVPSGRQLDTLADAMASLEYYLEALRERRPGREEILDITRNSLETLRYWPLPSGRPSELPVGADQPDTVVEPQPVAGSLVQHAATPGAAANDAALTPSLQWANETLVEAPFAASVVHDTGAAAADTVFSFDPVAAEETVSGQAHVPFTVAPLDLSDDGAQAPGDWQLKTAEQAAPFATSAFDPVSAEQDGNVSADAAQVSYTVDLSALEQDEVATLVAADEAPLQIERIDVPGDANQTEVPLDFIAETAIHRAQTGIEDAFSPPSLPPVPPQELDDPFVESAPEPQHALAEEAPEQSTPRVQQAVVSAFELDDASAAFLAQLDAAAAQFDVERPRGPLTTDADAESAQAAPEQAASEPLPASADAGIFGGFGDSDIDDDIREVFLEEFDEELVNLGQLLPVWRASPNSPEKLRPIRRVFHTLKGSGCLVGAHVLGEFSWKIESMLNRVLDNSRPASPAVVAAVELAYEVLPQFTAALRDQGRISADLPEIQAVAERVAAGEEIYYVPATATPVAADAAVIPAAAGIFAASGGTPALVDSVLREILEAEVAAHLDTVNAWLQASQAEPQLATEELLRAVHTMSGAFAMTDVPEITLVTTPAESYVKRLLAASVTPSAEGVEAIAATAAAIVTTVTALRADAPLIPSFAALTERLRALVDTLPKAQWPPQVFPDELDDLDAPSDAAVASNAAVGLTGAQDLSPYIDASEQLSDAAVPTHGADQAQPQHAEAPSAEDAQVATTEDWTPETAALDSVSTDQDGHSGDQAEYADVAASYEHDAVAAQEQPADEQAHSGRQAQSDGQLHEHAVEAEPTDAEHTAEALPDDTIESVQAFEMAQVADQVEETGDRQSETAAELHAETGVATDAQHGDAYASLEATAATDHVEHAEQTRQSELATEHQDTTAAAFSAPVEEAAPADTTANDAGAAFDTGPLNFDQLDGELVDIFVEEGRDLLDHCDGLIARMREVQDDRDVLNGLQRDLHTLKGGARMAGINAIGDLGHAIESLLEAVAANRTDIDRDDVRLFERGFDRLHQLLTRTGMHRAVAMPTDLVEAFETRTRGRNAAPPSDADVRAIAKASVEPAPLSAPIPVEGQTEEDVLPRVQQEQVRVRADLLDRLVNHAGEVAIYRSRLEQQLGAFRGAMGELDRTNARLRDQLRRLDLETEAQIVARYQREQDQGDRTFDPLELDRFSTLQQLSRALNESAADLGGLQGVLENLSRQYDGLLQQQSRVSSELQDGLLRTRMVPFDGLVPRLRRVVRQAASDTGKQVHLLLEGTQGELDRNVLDRMIAPLEHMLRNSVAHGLETPEQRRSAGKPEEGSIAIRLRREGSEIVLEVADDGAGLDREAIRHRGEQRGLIEPGQALGDAELDGLIFASGFSTSEQVSQLAGRGVGMDVVGNEVRQLGGSVDIRSVRGQGVTFTLRLPQTLAVTQAVFVRIGDTVFAVPVGSVSGIGHISRIRYESGEGGYHYAGEQYVLHDLGSLVGQAAASADGQAQVPLLLVRAGDLRAAVAIDQVLGNREIVVKPVGLQIASVPGIYGATITGDGSVVVILDIAPLVRRYLAQPARPALETQAESQRQVPLVMVVDDSLTMRKVTSRVLERHNLDITTARDGVEAMKLLEERVPDLMLLDIEMPRMDGYELAAAMRADPRFKAVPIMMITSRSGQKHRQRAFEIGVQRYLGKPYQELDLMRNVYDLLGIARVRE, encoded by the coding sequence ATGAGCGCGCTTCGCGATGCGATGAGTCATGCCGCACTAGGCTGGGTCAAGCCGGAGCTGGACGAGACGTTGCGCCAGGCGCGCAACGAGATCGAATACTTCGCCGAAGAACCGTCCGACACCAGTCGGATGCGTTTGTGCGCCGGCTATCTGCACCAGGTGCAGGGCACGCTGCGCATGGTCGAGTTGTACGCGCCAGCGATGGTGGCCGAGGAACTTGAGCTGCTCGCCCAGGCCGTGCAGGTCGGTGAAGTAGCCGACCGCGATGAAGCCTGCGCCATGCTGATGCGCGGTACCGTGCTGCTGCCCGATTATCTGGAGCGCCTGCAGAATGGTCATCGCGATATTCCGATCGTGCTACTGCCGCTGCTCAATGAAATCCGCGCCACGCGTGGCCAGCCGGGTCTCAACGAGAGCGTGTTGTTCGCGTTCGACCCGCAGGCCGGTGTCGCCACCGAGGCCGAGCTGAATCACGCCCGCGGCAGTCTGAGCGGACGCAATCGCGAATTGCTCGACACCGTCGGCAATGCGGTCAAGGAAGAATTGCTGCGGGTCAAAGATGCGCTGGATTTGCACCTGCGCATCGGCGGCGACATCGCCGAACTGCAGACCCAGGTCAAGGATCTCGGCAGCGTTGCCGACACGCTGGGCATGATGGGCCTGGGCGTTGCACGTAACGTCGTCGTGCAGCAGCGCGATGCGCTGGCGCGCGTGGTCGGTGGCCATATGCAGATGGACGAAGGCGTGCTGCTGGATATCGCCGGCGCGCTGCTGTACGTCGATGCCGCGCTGGACGACCAGGTCGCCAGTCTTGGCGCCGATATTGGCGATGGCAACGAAGCCAGCAGCAATGCGGATTCGGCGCAAATGCGACGCACGGTGGACGTGCTGGCGCGGGAAGCGATCGGCAACTTCGGCGCGGCGCGCGAGCATTTCGTCGCCTTCATCGAAACCAATTGGGATCACGCCCGTCTGACCGATGTGCCGCATCTGCTCGGCGAAGTCGGTGGTGCGTTGCGCATACTGGAACTGCCGCAGGCCGCTGATTATCTGGAAGGTGTGCGTCGTTACGTTGATCTGGAACTGATCGGCAAACACCGCGTGCCCAGCGGGCGCCAGCTGGATACCTTGGCCGATGCGATGGCCAGCCTTGAGTACTACCTGGAAGCCCTGCGCGAACGCCGTCCTGGCCGCGAAGAGATTCTAGACATTACCCGCAACAGCCTGGAAACGCTCCGTTACTGGCCGTTGCCGTCGGGCCGGCCGTCCGAATTGCCGGTCGGTGCCGACCAGCCGGACACTGTGGTCGAACCGCAGCCGGTTGCCGGCTCGCTCGTCCAGCACGCCGCCACGCCGGGGGCTGCGGCCAACGATGCCGCGCTCACGCCATCGCTGCAATGGGCCAACGAAACCTTGGTCGAGGCACCGTTTGCTGCCAGCGTGGTGCACGACACCGGCGCTGCCGCCGCCGATACGGTGTTTTCTTTCGACCCGGTCGCCGCCGAAGAAACCGTGTCCGGTCAGGCGCACGTGCCGTTTACGGTTGCGCCGCTGGACCTGTCCGACGACGGTGCGCAAGCGCCAGGCGACTGGCAGCTGAAAACCGCTGAGCAGGCTGCACCGTTCGCCACCTCCGCGTTCGACCCGGTGTCGGCCGAGCAGGACGGCAACGTGTCGGCAGATGCCGCGCAGGTCAGCTATACCGTTGATCTCAGTGCGCTGGAGCAGGACGAAGTCGCAACGCTGGTTGCTGCAGATGAAGCGCCGTTGCAGATCGAACGCATCGATGTGCCTGGCGATGCGAATCAGACTGAAGTTCCGTTGGACTTCATCGCCGAGACCGCAATCCACCGCGCACAGACCGGCATCGAAGATGCCTTCTCGCCACCGTCTTTGCCGCCCGTTCCGCCGCAGGAACTGGACGACCCGTTCGTCGAATCCGCGCCTGAGCCGCAGCATGCGCTTGCCGAAGAAGCCCCCGAACAGAGCACGCCGCGCGTACAGCAGGCCGTGGTCAGCGCGTTCGAACTGGATGACGCATCGGCTGCGTTTCTGGCGCAGCTAGACGCTGCCGCTGCGCAGTTTGATGTGGAACGTCCGCGAGGGCCGCTGACCACGGATGCCGACGCCGAGTCTGCGCAGGCAGCGCCCGAGCAAGCAGCAAGCGAGCCTTTGCCAGCCAGTGCCGATGCCGGCATCTTTGGAGGTTTCGGCGACAGCGATATCGACGACGATATTCGCGAGGTCTTCCTCGAAGAATTCGACGAAGAACTGGTCAACCTTGGGCAACTGCTGCCGGTATGGCGTGCCTCCCCGAACAGCCCGGAAAAACTGCGTCCGATCCGCCGTGTCTTCCATACCTTGAAGGGCAGTGGTTGTCTGGTTGGCGCCCATGTGCTGGGCGAGTTCAGCTGGAAGATCGAGAGCATGCTCAACCGCGTGCTCGACAACTCACGGCCGGCCAGTCCGGCCGTAGTGGCGGCGGTCGAGCTGGCCTACGAGGTATTGCCGCAGTTCACTGCCGCGCTGCGCGACCAGGGCCGCATCAGCGCCGATCTGCCGGAAATCCAGGCAGTTGCCGAGCGCGTTGCTGCGGGCGAAGAAATCTACTACGTGCCCGCAACCGCGACACCGGTGGCCGCAGATGCGGCCGTCATTCCGGCTGCCGCCGGCATCTTCGCTGCCAGTGGCGGGACGCCTGCGTTGGTCGACAGCGTGCTGCGCGAGATTCTGGAAGCCGAAGTCGCAGCGCATCTGGACACGGTCAACGCCTGGTTGCAGGCCAGCCAGGCCGAACCGCAGTTGGCCACCGAAGAATTGCTGCGCGCCGTGCACACGATGAGTGGCGCGTTCGCGATGACCGACGTGCCGGAAATCACCCTGGTGACCACGCCAGCCGAAAGTTACGTCAAGCGTCTGCTTGCCGCATCGGTAACGCCGTCTGCGGAAGGTGTCGAAGCGATCGCGGCAACCGCCGCTGCGATCGTCACGACCGTGACCGCGTTGCGCGCCGATGCGCCGCTGATTCCGTCGTTCGCAGCATTGACGGAGCGCTTGCGCGCGTTGGTGGATACGTTGCCGAAAGCGCAGTGGCCGCCACAGGTATTCCCGGACGAACTGGACGATCTCGACGCGCCCAGCGATGCTGCAGTTGCCAGCAACGCGGCGGTCGGACTGACCGGCGCGCAGGATCTATCGCCGTATATCGATGCGAGCGAACAGCTGTCCGATGCTGCCGTGCCGACGCATGGTGCCGACCAAGCACAGCCACAGCATGCCGAGGCGCCGTCGGCCGAAGATGCGCAAGTGGCGACTACTGAAGACTGGACGCCGGAAACCGCGGCGCTGGACAGCGTATCGACCGATCAGGACGGCCATTCGGGCGACCAAGCCGAGTACGCAGACGTGGCTGCTTCGTACGAGCACGATGCGGTGGCCGCGCAGGAGCAGCCTGCCGACGAGCAGGCCCATTCGGGCAGGCAAGCGCAGTCGGACGGGCAATTGCACGAACATGCGGTGGAAGCCGAGCCAACCGACGCCGAGCACACCGCCGAGGCACTGCCTGACGACACCATCGAGTCGGTACAGGCGTTCGAGATGGCGCAGGTGGCCGATCAGGTCGAAGAGACTGGCGATCGGCAATCTGAAACCGCGGCGGAGCTGCATGCCGAGACGGGTGTCGCTACCGACGCACAGCACGGCGATGCATACGCATCGCTCGAAGCGACTGCGGCGACAGATCATGTCGAGCACGCGGAGCAGACCCGACAGAGCGAGCTCGCCACCGAACACCAAGACACCACCGCTGCAGCCTTCAGCGCACCAGTTGAAGAAGCTGCACCGGCCGACACCACTGCCAACGATGCTGGCGCAGCATTCGATACCGGCCCGCTCAACTTTGACCAGCTCGATGGCGAACTCGTCGACATCTTCGTCGAGGAAGGCCGCGATCTGTTGGACCATTGCGATGGTCTGATCGCCCGCATGCGCGAAGTGCAGGACGACCGCGATGTCCTGAACGGACTGCAGCGCGATCTGCACACGCTCAAGGGCGGCGCGCGCATGGCTGGCATCAATGCCATCGGCGATCTCGGCCATGCGATCGAATCGCTGCTCGAAGCCGTGGCGGCCAACCGTACCGACATCGATCGTGATGACGTGCGCTTGTTCGAGCGCGGCTTCGATCGTCTGCACCAGTTGCTGACCCGCACCGGCATGCACCGTGCCGTGGCGATGCCGACCGACCTAGTGGAAGCTTTCGAAACCCGCACCCGTGGCCGCAACGCGGCACCGCCCAGCGATGCCGATGTGCGTGCAATCGCCAAGGCGTCGGTGGAACCGGCACCGTTGTCCGCACCGATTCCGGTCGAGGGTCAGACCGAAGAAGACGTCCTGCCGCGCGTTCAGCAGGAACAGGTGCGCGTGCGCGCCGACCTGCTGGACCGCCTGGTCAACCACGCTGGCGAAGTGGCGATCTACCGTTCGCGCCTGGAACAGCAGTTGGGCGCATTTCGTGGCGCCATGGGCGAACTGGATCGCACCAACGCCCGTCTGCGCGACCAATTGCGGCGTCTGGATCTTGAAACCGAAGCGCAGATCGTCGCGCGTTATCAGCGCGAGCAGGACCAGGGCGACCGCACCTTCGATCCGCTGGAACTGGACCGTTTCTCCACCCTGCAGCAGCTCAGCCGCGCGCTGAACGAATCGGCCGCCGATTTGGGCGGCCTGCAAGGGGTGCTGGAAAATCTCTCGCGTCAGTACGACGGCCTGCTGCAACAGCAGTCGCGCGTCAGTTCCGAGCTGCAGGACGGCCTGCTGCGTACGCGCATGGTGCCATTCGATGGGCTGGTGCCGCGTCTGCGCCGTGTGGTGCGCCAGGCGGCCAGCGACACCGGCAAGCAAGTGCATCTGCTGCTGGAAGGCACCCAGGGTGAACTCGATCGCAACGTGCTGGATCGCATGATTGCGCCGTTGGAACACATGCTGCGCAACTCGGTAGCGCATGGCCTGGAAACGCCGGAGCAACGGCGTAGCGCAGGCAAGCCGGAAGAAGGCAGCATCGCGATCCGTCTGCGCCGCGAAGGCTCGGAAATCGTGCTGGAAGTGGCCGACGACGGCGCCGGGCTGGACCGCGAGGCGATCCGTCACCGCGGCGAGCAGCGCGGCCTGATCGAACCCGGCCAGGCGCTTGGCGATGCCGAGCTGGATGGCCTGATTTTCGCTTCCGGTTTCAGCACCTCCGAGCAGGTCAGCCAGCTGGCTGGCCGTGGCGTGGGTATGGACGTGGTGGGCAACGAAGTGCGTCAGCTCGGCGGCTCGGTGGATATCCGCTCGGTGCGCGGCCAGGGCGTCACCTTTACCCTGCGCCTGCCGCAGACGCTGGCGGTCACCCAGGCGGTGTTCGTACGCATCGGCGACACCGTGTTTGCGGTGCCGGTGGGTTCGGTCAGCGGTATCGGACACATCTCGCGCATCCGTTACGAGTCCGGCGAGGGCGGTTACCACTACGCTGGCGAGCAATACGTGCTGCACGACCTCGGCTCGCTGGTCGGCCAGGCCGCGGCCAGTGCCGATGGTCAGGCGCAGGTGCCGTTGTTGCTGGTACGTGCGGGCGATCTGCGCGCGGCCGTGGCGATCGACCAGGTGCTGGGCAACCGCGAAATCGTGGTCAAGCCGGTGGGCCTGCAGATCGCCTCGGTGCCGGGCATCTACGGCGCTACCATCACCGGCGATGGTAGCGTGGTGGTGATCCTGGACATCGCTCCACTGGTGCGTCGTTACCTCGCACAGCCCGCGCGTCCGGCACTGGAAACCCAGGCCGAATCGCAGCGCCAGGTGCCATTGGTAATGGTGGTTGATGACTCGCTGACCATGCGCAAGGTCACCAGCCGCGTGCTGG
- a CDS encoding methyl-accepting chemotaxis protein — protein sequence MSNAPDARKTNKLGSVSTSFWLGLLVLSMIVFGANTGVATWQGSRLAGAGTGAADLQVLSQQLANQARDAISGDAKAFATFKATKSRIDSTVGELDGRYGQEGSVASAIAQLKATWVPLSKNADQVIASEPAVLGLAGNAERFSASVPQLQAQLNEVVRAMTVSGAPSSQIYNTLQQVVVASTMALRVTEMRAGGADAVASGDALARDSVVFTQMLEGLRAGNDELGIAAVRNPAALSALEQSQAQWTTMKHDVDDILASSRNLFAAQSSAAALTAGSNRMLDDSKKLFDAFSAFGSVRDTRLFPNFWLGVVSGLVALLAIVGFVWSWVRVRSREQDVRYQAQVEFSSRNQQAIMRLLDEISSLGEGDLTVKASVTEDMTGAIADAINYAVDELRHLVTTINDTSAKVAVSTQETRATAMQLAEAAGQQANQINTASERISEIAASIEQVSRTSTESAEVAQRSVVIAAEGAGVVRETIQGMDQIRDQIQETSKRIKRLGESSQEIGSIVELINDISEQTNILALNAAVQAASAGEAGRGFAVVADEVQRLAERTSGATRRIEGLVQTIQADTNEAVSSMEQTTSEVVSGARLAEEAGTALTEIERVSNALNNLIKNISIAAHQQSAAATDITHTMGVIRQITSQTSQGAEQTADSIGNLAELAADLRRSVADFKLPA from the coding sequence ATGAGTAACGCCCCAGACGCCCGCAAGACCAATAAGCTTGGCAGCGTCAGTACCAGCTTCTGGCTTGGCTTGCTGGTGTTGTCGATGATCGTGTTCGGCGCCAACACCGGCGTCGCTACCTGGCAGGGCAGTCGCCTTGCCGGTGCCGGCACTGGCGCGGCCGATCTGCAGGTGCTCTCCCAGCAGCTGGCCAACCAGGCCCGCGACGCGATTTCCGGTGACGCCAAGGCGTTTGCAACCTTCAAGGCGACCAAGAGCCGCATCGACAGCACGGTTGGCGAACTGGATGGCCGCTACGGCCAGGAAGGTTCGGTGGCCAGCGCGATTGCGCAGCTCAAGGCGACCTGGGTGCCGCTCAGCAAGAACGCCGATCAGGTCATCGCCAGCGAACCGGCGGTGCTCGGTCTGGCCGGCAACGCCGAACGCTTCTCCGCAAGCGTGCCGCAGTTGCAGGCGCAGTTAAACGAAGTGGTGCGCGCAATGACGGTCAGCGGCGCGCCTTCCTCGCAGATCTACAACACGCTGCAGCAGGTCGTGGTCGCCAGCACCATGGCGCTCCGGGTGACTGAAATGCGCGCCGGTGGCGCCGATGCGGTCGCTTCCGGCGACGCGCTGGCTCGCGACTCGGTGGTGTTCACGCAGATGCTGGAAGGCTTGCGCGCAGGCAACGACGAACTCGGTATCGCCGCGGTGCGCAACCCGGCCGCGCTGTCGGCGCTAGAGCAGTCGCAGGCGCAGTGGACGACGATGAAGCATGACGTCGACGACATCCTCGCCAGCTCGCGCAATCTGTTCGCCGCGCAGTCCTCGGCCGCAGCGTTGACCGCCGGCTCCAACAGGATGCTTGACGACAGCAAGAAGCTGTTCGATGCATTCTCGGCGTTCGGTTCGGTTCGCGACACGCGCCTGTTTCCGAACTTCTGGTTGGGCGTGGTGTCCGGCCTGGTGGCCCTGCTGGCCATCGTGGGTTTCGTCTGGAGCTGGGTGCGGGTGCGTTCGCGCGAGCAGGACGTACGCTACCAGGCGCAGGTGGAATTCAGCAGCCGCAACCAGCAGGCGATTATGCGGTTGCTGGACGAAATCAGCTCGCTCGGTGAGGGTGACCTGACCGTCAAGGCATCGGTGACCGAGGACATGACCGGCGCGATCGCGGACGCCATCAACTATGCCGTGGACGAACTGCGCCACTTGGTGACCACGATCAACGACACCTCGGCGAAAGTTGCCGTGTCGACGCAGGAAACCCGGGCCACCGCGATGCAGCTGGCCGAAGCGGCCGGCCAGCAGGCTAATCAGATCAACACTGCTTCCGAACGCATCAGCGAAATCGCCGCCAGCATCGAACAAGTGTCGCGCACCTCAACCGAGTCGGCCGAAGTGGCGCAGCGCTCTGTGGTCATCGCCGCCGAAGGTGCCGGCGTAGTGCGCGAGACGATTCAGGGCATGGACCAGATCCGCGACCAGATCCAGGAAACCTCCAAGCGCATCAAGCGGCTGGGCGAATCCTCGCAGGAGATTGGCTCGATCGTGGAGCTGATCAACGACATTTCCGAGCAGACCAACATTCTGGCGCTTAACGCTGCGGTGCAGGCCGCCTCGGCGGGCGAGGCAGGTCGCGGTTTCGCCGTGGTGGCCGACGAAGTGCAGCGTTTGGCAGAACGCACCTCCGGTGCGACCCGACGCATCGAAGGTCTGGTCCAGACCATTCAGGCCGATACCAACGAAGCGGTCAGCTCGATGGAGCAGACCACGTCCGAAGTGGTGTCCGGTGCGCGTCTGGCCGAAGAAGCCGGGACCGCGCTGACCGAAATCGAGCGCGTGTCCAACGCCTTGAACAACCTGATCAAGAACATTTCCATCGCCGCGCACCAGCAGTCGGCCGCAGCGACGGATATCACACATACCATGGGCGTGATCCGTCAGATCACCAGCCAGACATCGCAAGGTGCGGAGCAGACGGCTGATTCGATCGGCAACCTTGCCGAGCTCGCTGCCGATCTGCGCCGTTCGGTCGCCGACTTCAAGCTGCCGGCGTGA
- a CDS encoding chemotaxis protein CheW, which yields MRSPFDILEDYERRSLAHATPLPERQFSADIWRGVGYRVGTRRLVSDFREVAEIVPMPPVTPVPGAQPWLLGVGNLRGNLFPVIDLKQFLEGRRTVLQEGQRVLIMRQSGGDVALTIDELYGQRSFEQVQAVEPGELAQGRYVQFIDRAFRNETQDWGVFSLALLSRTPEFRQAAA from the coding sequence ATGCGTTCTCCATTCGATATTCTTGAAGATTATGAGCGTCGCAGTCTTGCGCACGCCACGCCGCTGCCGGAACGCCAGTTCTCAGCCGATATCTGGCGTGGCGTCGGTTATCGCGTCGGTACCCGGCGATTAGTGTCTGACTTCCGCGAAGTTGCGGAAATCGTGCCGATGCCGCCGGTCACGCCAGTGCCGGGCGCACAGCCCTGGCTGCTGGGCGTGGGCAACCTGCGCGGCAATCTGTTCCCGGTGATCGATCTGAAGCAGTTCCTGGAGGGCCGGCGTACGGTGCTGCAGGAAGGTCAGCGTGTGCTGATCATGCGGCAGAGCGGCGGCGACGTCGCTCTGACCATCGATGAGCTGTACGGTCAGCGCAGTTTTGAGCAGGTCCAGGCGGTTGAACCCGGCGAGTTGGCGCAAGGGCGCTACGTCCAATTCATCGATCGTGCCTTCCGCAACGAGACGCAGGACTGGGGTGTGTTTTCCCTGGCGTTGCTGTCGCGCACTCCTGAATTCCGGCAGGCCGCGGCCTAA
- a CDS encoding response regulator translates to MARIMLIEDSHTDRAVSSQWLEKAGHTVVATDNAEKGLELVRSQTPDLVLMDVVLPGMSGLQATRALARDQATKDIPVLLVSTKGMETDRARGLRQGASDYIVKPPREDDLIARIKQLVR, encoded by the coding sequence ATGGCTCGAATTATGTTGATCGAGGACTCGCATACCGATCGGGCAGTCTCCAGTCAATGGTTGGAAAAAGCAGGCCATACGGTCGTCGCCACCGACAATGCAGAAAAGGGACTTGAGCTGGTTCGCAGCCAGACGCCCGATTTGGTGCTGATGGACGTGGTGTTGCCCGGCATGAGTGGCCTCCAGGCAACGCGTGCACTCGCACGCGACCAGGCTACGAAGGACATCCCCGTGCTGCTGGTCAGCACCAAGGGCATGGAAACCGACAGGGCCCGGGGTTTGCGACAAGGTGCCAGCGACTACATCGTCAAGCCGCCGCGCGAAGACGATCTGATCGCCCGCATCAAACAACTGGTGCGTTGA
- the pilG gene encoding twitching motility response regulator PilG: protein MNENIAAGKELAGLKVMVIDDSKTIRRTAETLLKREGCEVVTATDGFEALAKIADRHPQIIFVDIMMPRLDGYQTCALIKGNQVFKSTPVIMLSSKDGLFDKARGRIVGSEQYLTKPFTREELLSVIRTYVHA from the coding sequence CGGGTAAGGAACTCGCAGGACTGAAGGTGATGGTGATCGATGATTCGAAAACCATTCGCCGCACCGCCGAAACGCTGCTCAAGCGAGAAGGATGTGAAGTAGTGACAGCGACCGATGGTTTCGAGGCACTGGCCAAAATTGCGGACCGACACCCTCAGATCATTTTTGTCGACATTATGATGCCGCGCTTGGATGGGTACCAGACCTGCGCGTTGATCAAGGGCAATCAGGTCTTTAAGTCGACGCCGGTGATCATGTTGTCTTCAAAGGATGGCCTGTTCGACAAGGCACGCGGCCGCATCGTCGGCTCCGAGCAATATCTGACCAAGCCATTCACCCGTGAAGAACTACTGAGCGTGATTCGCACGTACGTCCACGCCTGA